In one window of Helianthus annuus cultivar XRQ/B chromosome 17, HanXRQr2.0-SUNRISE, whole genome shotgun sequence DNA:
- the LOC110924409 gene encoding uncharacterized protein LOC110924409 encodes MSKRSNHSRSSSKDPNSLQQIFKSPVIRTPLSDISNVNSPAERRKLRKIILDNKRSKKSSSSTNSSNNTHRNIYSIGPHTSINETNSLVSTITDNSSKSTPSNDNLRYSISPRINISNNQVVFGSTFTITKLSSGKRKLEHRKRDTTPIPMVNLDSDDDDVLVRVEDPYKGVSKDYLDHGDQVLTCEICSAKLWTSEGGKGRITMNKMCYSMCCGYGKVELPPLKDAHTKTSKPSSSNDKEIDVEMIHFLRDLLDSENMLVKTYRMVRDHFHESPEANLKLRLMYKREKDGRTYNLPTTSEVAALVLVETQSGMLQRISELHPSYLALQYPLLFPYGDDGYRIDIPHRDLIATQKKIKPKCTVREFFAYRFQDRNYGFSLILNGRRLLQQFLVDAYTMIESERLHYIRRQQTKLRSETFENLKKHKDKGKQTLKDTGKPVILPSSFTGGARFMQQNYLDAMALCKSYGYPDFFITITCNPKWPEVKRFLKDSTIKAEDRPDILCRLFKMKLGSIIKDLKDSNYLGEINAVVYTVEFQKRGLPHAHICLFMNVDHKLPTVDHIDPFISAEIPDKNQDPEVYSLVSDYMIHGPCGNANLKCPCMVDKRCSKNFPKKFSSHTTVDSNGFPVYRRRDSGHTVIKSGVRLDNRSVVPYNKRLLKRYQAHINVEWCNQSGSVKYLFKYINKGPDMATAVVSGVSNPSIKDKPRDEIKEYYDCRYISACEASWRIFSNEVHYRYPAVMRLPFHMPGQQNVVYGADDDIDNVLSKPSVASSIFVEWMKLNESNENARKLTYVEFPSKFVWKLQDRCWQVRKTYQTVGRIHSVSPALGEPYFLRILLNKVRGPRSFEEIRTVNGQLFPTFRDACYAMGLLDDDNEYVEAIKEASFEGHAGYLRALFATLLLSNTLSRPEFVWENTWKYLADDILYRRQKETNISGLVLPKHQVKNLTLLEIEKYLVSNGSSLRGFNTMPFPDDDSSRDVTNRLINEELSHDVDEVQTEFNKLHQCLTDEQRAVFDEIMAAVASRKGGLFFVYGYGGTGKTFLWKTLASAVRCRGEIVLNVASSGIASLLLSRGRTTHSRLHIPINLTEDSMCHIKPNSDIANLLKETQLIIWDEAPMVHKHAFEALDRTMSDVFTDGRSSRFDVPFGGKVFVFGGDFRQILPVIPNGTRQQIVCASLSSSYIWSKCKLLRLTKNMRLTIGADSSDMDSIRDFAKWLLDIGEGKLGDDNDGEAIIEIPDDLLITDSSDPIQSLIDFVYPSIMEQFRNPGFFSERAILAPKNDVVHEINDRLLSLFPGDAKEYLSSDSICQTEQMLDSFQEGLYSTENLNALKISGLPNHRLVLKVGVPVMLLRNIDQQKGLCNGTRLKITFLGKQVIEAEVISGGNIGTRVFIPRLNMIPPDKKIPFEFQRRQFPLSVCFAMTINKSQGQSLSKVGLYLKDPVFTHGQLYVALSRVKTREGVKILIFDADGKPTNKTSNVVYKEVFGSL; translated from the exons ATGTCAAAAAGATCAAATCACTCGCGTTCATCTTCAAAGGATCCGAATTCATTACAACAAATATTTAAGA GTCCTGTTATTAGAACTCCTCTTTCAGATATCTCAAATG TTAATTCACCTGCTGAAAGGCGTAAGCTTCGAAAGATAATACTTGATAACAAGAGATCAAAGAAATCGTCATCATCAACAAAT TCTTCTAATAATACTCACCGGAACATATACTCCATTGGTCCTCATACAAGTATAAATGAGACAAATTCATTAGTTTCAACCATAACAG ATAACTCCAGCAAATCTACACCGTCAAATGATAATCTTCGATATTCCATTTCTCCTCGCATTAATATTAGTAACAATCAAGTGGTATTTGGTTCTACGTTTACAATTACAAAGTTGTCTTCTGGTAAACGTAAGCTCGAGCATAGGAAACGTGACACTACTCCTATACCTATGGTCAATTTGGAttccgatgatgatgatgttttagTCAGAGTGGAGGACCCTTATAAGGGGGTATCTAAAG ATTATTTGGACCATGGTGACCAAGTTCTTACATGCGAAATCTGTAGTGCAAAGTTATGGACATCAGAAGGTGGAAAAGGTCGAATAACTATGAATAAGATGTGTTATAGTATGTGTTGTGGGTATGGTAAAGTTGAGCTACCGCCTTTAAAGGATGCGCATAC GAAAACAAGCAAACCTTCGTCCTCTAATGATAAAGAGATTGATGTTGAAATGATACATTTTTTGAGGGatttattagattcagaaaataTGCTGGTTAAGACATATAGAATGGTCAGAGACCATTTTCACGAATCCCCAGAGGCCAACCTTAAACTTCGTCTTATGTATAAAAGAGAAAAAGATGGCCGAACATATAACTTACCAACCACGTCGGAAGTTGCTGCTTTGGTTCTTGTCGAGACTCAGTCTGGAATGTTGCAGCGTATTAGCGAATTACATCCATCGTATCTTGCTCTGCAATATCCGTTGCTTTTCCCATATGGTGATGATGGATATAGAATTGATATTCCCCATAGAGATTTAATTGCGACACAAAAGAAAATAAAGCCAAAGTGCACGGTGAGAGAATTTTTTGCATATAGGTTCCAAGATAGAAATTATGGTTTTTCCTTAATTCTTAACGGAAGAAGGTTGTTACAACAATTTTTGGTTGACGCATATACGATGATCGAGAGCGAGAGACTACATTACATTAGAAGACAACAAACAAAACTCCGATCTGAAACATTTGAAAATCTTAagaagcataaagataaaggTAAACAAACTTTAAAAGACACTGGAAAGCCTGTTATACTACCTTCTTCATTTACTGGTGGTGCAAGATTCATGCAACAAAACTACCTCGATGCAATGGCCTTATGTAAGTCTTACGGGTACCCAGATTTCTTCATAACTATAACTTGTAATCCTAAGTGGCCAGAAGTAAAACGATTTCTAAAAGATTCCACCATCAAAGCTGAGGACAGGCCTGACATACTGTGTCGATTGTTTAAAATGAAGCTCGGTTCAATAATCAAAGATTTGAAGGATTCTAATTACCTCGGTGAGATTAATGCTG ttgtttatACAGTAGAATTCCAGAAGCGTGGTCTTCCTCATGCACATATATGCTTATTTATGAATGTCGATCACAAACTTCCTACTGTAGATCACATAGATCCATTTATATCGGCTGAGATTCCTGATAAAAATCAAGATCCCGAAGTTTATTCTTTGGTAAGTGATTATATGATTCACGGTCCATGTGGAAATGCTAATTTGAAGTGTCCTTGCATGGTTGATAAAAGATGTTCAAAAAATTTTCCAAAGAAATTTTCATCACATACAACTGTTGATTCAAATGGTTTCCCTGTATACCGAAGACGAGATTCCGGCCACACAGTTATAAAATCTGGTGTTAGATTGGACAACAGAAGCGTTGTTCCATATAACAAAAGGCTTCTCAAAAGATATCAAGCACACATCAATGTAGAATGGTGTAATCAATCTGGTTCAGTTAAATATTTGTTCAAGTATATTAATAAAGGCCCTGATATGGCTACTGCTGTTGTTTCTGGTGTTTCAAATCCAAGCATTAAGGATAAGCCAAGAGATGAGATCAAGGAATATTATGATTGTAGATATATTTCAGCTTGTGAGGCATCATGGAGAATATTCTCAAACGAGGTTCATTATAGGTATCCTGCAGTTATGAGGCTTCCCTTTCATATGCCGGGTCAACAGAATGTTGTTTATGGTGCGGATGACGATATTGATAATGTGTTAAGCAAACCTTCAGTTGCTTCTTCAATATTTGTTGAATGGATGAAATTAAACGAGTCAAATGAAAATGCTAGAAAGTTGACTTATGTGGAGTTTCCATCAAAATTTGTTTGGAAACTTCAAGATAGATGTTGGCAGGTACGTAAGACGTACCAAACTGTTGGCCGTATACATTCTGTGTCTCCTGCGTTAGGCGAACCTTATTTTTTGAGGATACTTCTGAATAAAGTTAGAGGGCCCAGATCCTTCGAGGAAATACGTACTGTTAACGGTCAGTTATTCCCGACTTTTAGAGATGCTTGCTACGCAATGGGGCTGTTAGATGATGACAATGAGTACGTTGAGGCCATTAAAGAAGCAAGTTTCGAAGGACATGCTGGGTATCTCCGAGCGTTATTTGCTACATTGTTGTTGTCAAATACACTTTCACGTCCAGAGTTTGTGTGGGAGAACACGTGGAAATACTTAGCAGATGATATTTTATACAGACGTCAAAAAGAAACAAATATTTCAG gtttagtGCTTCCAAAACATCAAGTTAAAAACCTTACTTTGTTGGAAATTGAAAAATATTTAGTTTCGAATGGTTCGTCGTTACGAGGTTTTAACACGATGCCTTTTCCTGATGATGATTCGTCACGTGATGTTACTAATCGTCTAATCAATGAAGAGCTATCACATGACGTAGATGAAGTACAAACTGAGTTTAATAAGTTGCATCAATGTCTGACAGATGAACAACGAGCTGTTTTTGACGAAATAATGGCAGCAGTTGCAAGCCGTAAAGGAGGGTTATTTTTTGTCTATGGGTACGGTGGAACTGGAAAAACTTTCTTATGGAAGACTTTGGCTTCTGCAGTTCGATGTAGAGGTGAGATAGTTTTAAATGTTGCTTCAAGTGGTATTGCTTCATTATTACTTTCTCGTGGAAGGACAACCCATTCTCGGCTCCATATCCCAATTAATCTCACTGAAGATTCCATGTGTCATATTAAGCCAAATAGTGATATTGCCAATTTATTAAAAGAAACTCAATTGATCATATGGGACGAAGCACCGATGGTCCATAAACATGCATTTGAAGCTTTAGATAGGACTATGTCTGACGTGTTTACTGATGGTAGGAGTAGTCGATTTGATGTTCCGTTTGGAGGGAAAGTTTTTGTATTCGGCGGTGACTTTAGACAAATCCTACCAGTTATTCCTAATGGTACTAGACAACAAATAGTTTGTGCCTCTTTAAGCTCTTCATATATATGGTCAAAGTGCAAACTGTTAAGGTTGACTAAAAACATGCGCCTAACAATTGGAGCTGATAGTTCTGATATGGACTCTATTAGGGATTTTGCGAAATGGCTGCTTGATATTGGGGAAGGTAAGTTGGGAGATGATAACGATGGTGAAGCAATTATTGAGATACCTGATGATCTATTAATCACCGATAGTTCTGATCCAATACAAAGCTTAATTGACTTCGTCTACCCTTCAATTATGGAACAATTTCGGAATCCTGGTTTTTTTTCTGAACGAGCAATTCTAGCACCAAAAAATGACGTAGTTCATGAAATTAACGATCGATTGCTTTCGTTATTTCCAGGTGATGCTAAAGAGTATTTGAGTTCCGATAGCATATGTCAAACTGAACAAATGCTTGATTCATTTCAAGAAGGTTTATACTCAACAGAAAATTTGAATGCTCTTAAGATTTCTGGGTTGCCTAATCATAGATTAGTTCTTAAAGTTGGTGTTCCTGTCATGCTTCTTCGCAACATCGATCAACAGAAAGGTTTATGTAACGGTACAAGGCTAAAAATTACTTTTCTAGGCAAACAAGTAATAGAAGCTGAAGTAATATCTGGCGGTAATATCGGCACAAGAGTTTTCATTCCAAGGCTCAATATGATTCCGCCTGACAAAAAAATACCATTTGAATTTCAAAGAAGACAATTTCCTCTATCAGTTTGTTTTGCCATGACAATTAACAAGAGTCAAGGCCAATCCTTATCAAAAGTTGGTCTTTATTTGAAAGATCCGGTGTTCACTCATGGTCAGTTGTATGTGGCATTATCAAGGGTCAAGACCAGAGAAGGAGTTAAAATATTGATATTCGATGCTGATGGAAAACCAACAAATAAGACGTCCAATGTGGTTTATAAAGAAGTCTTTGGTAGCTTATAA